One window of Chryseobacterium sp. JJR-5R genomic DNA carries:
- a CDS encoding ABC-F family ATP-binding cassette domain-containing protein: MLSVQGLGLHHSGNYLFQNVNFTIKKDDKIGLVGKNGAGKSTLLKILSGEITFYEGNVVPEGNITIGFLKQDLDFVKGRTVWNETMQAFEQINAWKEELEEINHQMTVRTDYESDAYTDLINRMTDLNDLLMHHDAYNLEGDIEKVLFGLGFKADDFHKITDEFSGGWRMRIELAKLLLQKNDLMLLDEPTNHLDMESIIWLENFLKDYPGAILLVSHDKQFMTAVCNRTFDVNNRKVDDYKANYSKYLVMREDRREKLIQAKKNQDAEIKQMEDNINKFRASATKASFAQSLIKKLDKIDRIEVDNEDVSKFNIRFVQSVVPGKVIFEAENLGKAYGQKQIFDDVDFIVQRGDRIALLGQNGQGKTTLAKILAGDIKDHSGTWNLGHNVNIGYFAQNQEEVLTPNKTVQEEAEDAATEETRPRVRDLLGSFLFQGEAVNKKTKVLSGGERNRLALCKLLLRPFNTLIMDEPTNHLDIQSKEIIKLALQKFEGTLIVISHDREFLQGLCDKIYEFRDGHMKEFLGDINEYLEFRQKESIREISAEKAKLRGDEPKAEVKKAEKPAENNSQSSVIVSKEQKNIQNKIKKVEEQISELEIKIEQMEASFTKENPSDETLESYNKAKEELDVALQEWEYLGTQII, from the coding sequence ATGCTTTCGGTTCAAGGTTTAGGATTACATCACTCAGGAAATTATCTGTTTCAAAATGTGAATTTCACAATCAAAAAAGATGATAAAATTGGATTGGTCGGTAAAAACGGTGCCGGTAAATCCACTTTGTTAAAGATACTTTCCGGAGAAATTACATTCTACGAAGGAAATGTGGTCCCCGAAGGAAACATTACCATCGGCTTTTTAAAGCAGGATCTTGATTTCGTGAAGGGAAGAACGGTTTGGAATGAAACCATGCAGGCCTTTGAACAGATCAATGCATGGAAAGAAGAACTGGAAGAAATAAATCATCAGATGACGGTAAGAACCGACTATGAAAGCGATGCTTATACAGATCTGATTAACAGAATGACCGATCTGAATGACCTTCTCATGCATCATGATGCCTATAATCTGGAAGGTGATATCGAAAAAGTATTGTTCGGTTTAGGTTTTAAAGCAGATGATTTCCATAAAATAACCGACGAATTTTCCGGCGGGTGGAGAATGAGGATCGAACTGGCTAAACTGCTTCTTCAGAAAAATGATTTAATGCTTCTCGATGAGCCTACCAATCACCTGGATATGGAATCCATTATCTGGCTGGAGAACTTTCTGAAAGATTATCCCGGAGCGATCCTTCTGGTAAGTCACGATAAACAGTTTATGACCGCTGTCTGCAACCGGACTTTTGATGTGAATAACAGAAAAGTGGATGATTACAAGGCCAATTATTCCAAATATCTGGTAATGCGCGAAGACCGCCGTGAAAAACTGATCCAGGCAAAAAAGAACCAGGATGCGGAAATCAAGCAGATGGAAGACAATATCAATAAGTTCCGTGCCAGTGCTACCAAAGCATCTTTTGCCCAGTCATTGATCAAAAAACTGGATAAGATAGATCGTATTGAAGTGGATAATGAAGATGTGTCAAAATTCAATATCCGTTTCGTTCAGTCTGTAGTTCCCGGAAAAGTAATCTTCGAGGCTGAAAACCTGGGGAAAGCGTACGGGCAGAAGCAGATTTTTGATGATGTAGACTTCATCGTCCAGCGTGGCGACAGGATTGCTCTTTTAGGACAGAACGGACAAGGTAAAACAACGCTGGCGAAAATTCTTGCCGGCGATATTAAAGACCATTCCGGGACCTGGAATTTAGGCCACAACGTAAATATCGGTTACTTTGCACAGAATCAGGAGGAAGTTTTAACGCCCAATAAAACCGTCCAGGAAGAAGCCGAAGATGCGGCAACCGAAGAAACAAGGCCCAGAGTAAGGGATCTGTTAGGATCTTTCCTTTTCCAGGGGGAAGCGGTCAACAAGAAGACAAAAGTGCTTTCCGGAGGGGAAAGAAACCGTCTGGCACTGTGTAAACTGCTTTTGCGCCCGTTCAATACGCTGATTATGGATGAGCCTACCAATCACCTGGATATTCAGTCTAAGGAAATCATTAAGCTGGCACTTCAGAAATTTGAAGGTACGCTAATTGTCATTTCTCACGACAGGGAATTTCTGCAGGGCCTCTGTGACAAGATTTATGAATTCCGTGACGGGCATATGAAAGAATTCCTGGGTGATATCAATGAATATCTTGAGTTCAGGCAGAAAGAGAGCATCAGGGAAATCTCTGCGGAAAAAGCGAAACTTCGCGGTGATGAACCTAAAGCTGAGGTTAAAAAAGCGGAAAAACCTGCAGAAAACAACAGCCAGTCTTCAGTAATCGTAAGCAAGGAGCAGAAAAACATCCAGAATAAGATTAAAAAAGTAGAAGAACAGATTTCTGAGCTTGAAATAAAGATAGAACAGATGGAAGCCTCATTTACCAAAGAAAACCCGTCTGATGAAACCCTGGAATCCTACAATAAAGCAAAAGAAGAGCTGGATGTGGCCTTACAGGAATGGGAATACTTGGGGACCCAGATTATTTAA
- a CDS encoding DUF2235 domain-containing protein, with protein MKNNIITVGIFFDGTGNNGINATASRKPQSNNESYYGNATNIYKMFGLFDGDEKIYIEGIGTVTDQEDSDFAMATCRNPGKSQGYSSDDKLEKAFSFIKNLTADKNRSYALYVYGFSRGAMLARHFCHELLKPEPAMQADITVKFLGVFDTVESSAFSEYNVTLLPLIEKALHLCSLNECRYFFPLTGFFEESRELADTKYERKNAVWKEIFVPGAHADVGGGYLEGSESVYISPDFVSSNELVSYVENIRETSAGTAGKSIWDHLLEQVNIERRDFFSQAYLERDLVYSEISRIYGRLMVKESNLDHQVFIDDFSESDFLIDEKKHPYLAELYCALEAYAENLSAELKPEYSYEKLVDYTHISANFGLFHAGLIHSKEGAHAEFINNGLNVPTHSDDQFSANQLKLRSEIHHVENSVVDYAYGMNTPNNDNWSRTILIKENLYNKC; from the coding sequence ATGAAAAATAATATCATCACTGTCGGAATTTTTTTCGACGGAACCGGAAACAACGGGATCAACGCAACAGCTTCCCGGAAGCCTCAGTCTAATAATGAAAGTTATTACGGCAATGCAACCAATATCTATAAGATGTTTGGGCTTTTTGATGGTGATGAGAAAATATATATTGAAGGAATAGGGACGGTAACGGATCAGGAAGACAGCGATTTTGCAATGGCTACCTGCCGCAATCCCGGGAAATCCCAGGGTTATTCTTCCGATGATAAGCTTGAAAAGGCCTTTTCTTTTATCAAAAACTTAACGGCTGACAAAAACAGGAGCTATGCATTGTACGTTTACGGATTCAGCAGGGGTGCTATGCTGGCCAGGCATTTCTGCCACGAGCTGCTGAAGCCGGAGCCAGCCATGCAGGCGGATATTACAGTAAAGTTTCTGGGGGTTTTTGATACCGTGGAGTCTTCTGCCTTCAGTGAATATAATGTTACCCTTTTACCTTTGATAGAAAAAGCACTTCACCTTTGTTCTCTGAATGAATGCCGGTATTTTTTCCCGCTAACCGGATTTTTTGAAGAATCCCGGGAACTGGCAGACACAAAATATGAAAGGAAAAATGCTGTGTGGAAGGAAATTTTTGTTCCCGGAGCCCATGCGGACGTTGGCGGAGGTTATTTGGAAGGTTCAGAATCCGTATATATCTCTCCTGATTTTGTCAGCAGCAATGAACTTGTTTCCTATGTGGAAAACATCAGGGAAACATCAGCCGGTACAGCCGGGAAAAGCATCTGGGATCATCTTTTAGAGCAGGTAAACATAGAGCGGAGAGATTTTTTTTCCCAGGCATATCTTGAAAGAGATCTCGTATACAGTGAGATTTCCAGGATCTACGGGAGATTAATGGTGAAAGAATCCAACCTTGATCATCAGGTCTTTATCGATGATTTTAGTGAATCCGATTTTCTGATAGACGAAAAAAAGCATCCGTATCTGGCAGAACTTTACTGCGCATTGGAGGCTTATGCAGAAAATCTTTCTGCGGAACTGAAACCGGAGTACAGTTACGAAAAACTGGTGGATTACACCCATATTTCGGCTAATTTCGGGTTGTTCCATGCCGGTCTGATTCATTCAAAAGAAGGGGCCCATGCAGAATTTATTAATAACGGACTGAATGTGCCTACACATTCTGACGACCAGTTCAGTGCAAACCAGTTGAAATTACGCTCAGAAATACATCATGTGGAAAATTCTGTAGTAGATTATGCATACGGCATGAATACTCCGAATAACGATAATTGGAGTCGTACGATATTGATTAAAGAAAACCTTTATAACAAATGTTAG
- a CDS encoding sensor histidine kinase: protein MCVSLYIHDLYLFKIKEITLNITFFIALIAVLVIIMSFILLAYRSFIQRIIREKKAQYEAEVQHQKKLALENIKAQESERKRIAVMIHDDIGNRLNILSLWLNNLDTKGDELIKKNITTQMSSLIDSARSISHSLYPVNLEAVGLVLYIEELIANLSGRINISLTVSPKFQKKNIFIEVQLYRIIQEFTTNVLKHSEASKVRIYIKDYKDYLGVVISDNGQSFEYEEVKKGMGIKNIESRIKSMNAAYKWKNVLNEGSRLIIKIPYNNEFPDQNSTD, encoded by the coding sequence TTGTGCGTTTCTTTATATATCCATGATTTATACCTTTTTAAAATTAAAGAAATAACATTAAATATCACCTTTTTCATTGCACTGATTGCCGTACTGGTAATCATCATGTCTTTTATTCTCCTGGCGTACAGAAGCTTTATCCAAAGAATTATCAGGGAAAAAAAAGCACAGTATGAAGCGGAAGTTCAGCATCAGAAAAAACTGGCCCTGGAAAATATCAAGGCTCAGGAATCCGAAAGAAAAAGGATTGCCGTAATGATTCATGATGACATAGGGAACCGCCTGAACATCCTTTCCTTATGGCTGAACAACCTGGATACGAAAGGAGATGAGCTGATCAAGAAAAATATCACAACACAGATGTCTTCCCTGATCGATTCCGCAAGAAGCATTTCGCATTCCCTGTATCCCGTCAACCTGGAGGCCGTAGGGCTGGTATTGTACATAGAGGAACTGATTGCCAACCTGTCCGGGAGAATCAATATTTCGCTGACTGTAAGCCCGAAATTCCAGAAGAAAAATATATTTATAGAAGTACAGCTGTACAGGATCATCCAGGAATTTACCACCAATGTCCTGAAGCATTCGGAAGCATCAAAAGTCCGGATTTATATTAAGGATTATAAAGATTACCTCGGGGTGGTTATTTCAGACAACGGCCAGAGTTTTGAATATGAAGAAGTGAAAAAAGGAATGGGAATAAAGAACATCGAATCCAGAATAAAATCCATGAATGCGGCCTACAAATGGAAAAATGTTTTAAATGAAGGCAGCCGTTTAATTATTAAAATTCCATACAACAATGAATTTCCAGATCAAAATAGCACTGATTGA
- a CDS encoding response regulator transcription factor, producing MNFQIKIALIDDEQLIVEGVKMLLSSEQNITVGFTSNNGPDFLQILENVSKEDFPDIALVDVQMQPMNGFELVEILKEKYPDLKIIILSSHYKTTILGYMVKLGVSAFLPKNSNRNAFIEAITMVYKNGIFFTPEDHQMIFSYMNSPTKKRTLFDMDDELSDREKDVVKLICQEYTNNEIAEKLFISPRTVESHRQRIVEKIGAKNTVGIVIYAIINNIYSLDKI from the coding sequence ATGAATTTCCAGATCAAAATAGCACTGATTGATGACGAACAGCTGATCGTTGAAGGCGTAAAGATGTTACTGTCATCCGAGCAGAATATTACTGTCGGCTTCACATCCAACAACGGGCCGGATTTTTTACAGATTTTAGAGAACGTTTCAAAGGAAGATTTCCCCGATATTGCTTTGGTGGATGTTCAGATGCAGCCCATGAACGGTTTTGAACTGGTCGAGATCCTGAAAGAAAAGTATCCGGACCTCAAGATCATCATCCTTTCCTCACACTATAAAACAACCATTCTGGGATATATGGTGAAACTTGGAGTATCGGCCTTCCTGCCTAAAAACTCAAACAGAAACGCTTTTATAGAAGCAATCACCATGGTGTATAAAAACGGGATTTTCTTCACGCCCGAAGACCATCAGATGATCTTTTCCTACATGAACAGCCCTACCAAAAAAAGGACGCTTTTTGATATGGATGACGAACTTTCAGACCGTGAAAAGGATGTTGTAAAGCTGATCTGCCAGGAATACACCAACAACGAGATTGCCGAGAAATTATTTATAAGCCCGAGAACCGTAGAAAGCCACAGGCAGCGGATTGTCGAAAAGATAGGGGCTAAAAATACCGTCGGAATTGTAATCTATGCCATTATTAATAATATATACTCCTTAGATAAAATCTGA